The Vanessa cardui chromosome 9, ilVanCard2.1, whole genome shotgun sequence genome has a window encoding:
- the LOC124532567 gene encoding dynactin subunit 4, which yields MAYLTQPDYIKYVCSCGQLKPITNLYFCRHCLKIRCGFCICHEVDSHYCANCLENMPSSEARLKKNRCSSCFDCPSCFHTLSTRATIAQPRQDPASGDAKIENKQPKKMYYLSCFNCRWTSRDVGIPDQPVASGGWPERTNPFAARVNQLLDYYKAIAQQEKQEKLDRERKKFAIRGKYMNLTDKTGLTGAMARNIAGLASSESSSSAIANFVPSQASEEVEELPEDYHSQEVNLKQITSMRQRMRAAEWQPRSAARLQPAARALSVKRSQRCRACDHNLTKPEYNPGSVKFKIELLAYYHVPEVKIISYETVKPGETTALLLKLTNPTAHEMQVRLLQPQDVPEVEEREEPKSIEKSLEKSLNLEKDNSWSKVLQRRAALPTDCAVLVPDAALTLAQRDDAAEYDDDPQHDTSDIIMWRKSNKLALRLQVATTASAAPGAAAVAALALQYSYRNTVPPAAAAPAPRDHTLYTTLLIHLGTVAE from the exons GTAGATTCTCACTACTGTGCAAATTGTCTTGAAAACATGCCATCTTCTGAAGCAAGGCTTAAGAAGAATCGATGTAGTAGCTGTTTTGACTGCCCAAGCTGTTTTCATACACTTTCAACACGTGCGACCATAGCACAACCACGGCAAGATCCTGCTTCTGGAGAtgcaaaaattgaaaataagcaACCCAAGAAAATGTACTATTTATCATGTTTCAACTGTCGATGGACTTCTCGTGATGTTGGAATTCCTGATCAACCTGTTG catcTGGGGGTTGGCCTGAGAGAACAAATCCTTTCGCCGCGCGAGTGAACCAACTTCTCGACTACTACAAGGCTATCGCTCAACAAGAGAAGCAAGAGAAATTGGACAGAGAGAGAAAGAAGTTTGCGATCAGAGGGAAATACATGAACCTTACT GATAAAACAGGTCTAACTGGCGCAATGGCACGCAACATAGCAGGGCTGGCTTCCAGTGAGAGTTCATCGTCTGCAATTGCCAACTTCGTACCCAGCCAAGCCAGCGAAGAAGTCGAAGAGCTACCAGAAGACTATCACTCTCAGGAGGTTAACTTAAAACAGA TAACGTCGATGCGGCAGCGCATGCGCGCGGCGGAGTGGCAGCCGCGCAGCGCGGCGCGCCTGCAGccggcggcgcgcgcgctcAGCGTCAAGCGCAGCCAGCGCTGCCGCGCGTGCGACCACAACCTCACCAAGCCCGAGTACAACCCGGGCTCCGTCAAGTTCAAGATCGAGCTGCTCGCCTA ctaTCACGTCCCCGAAGTGAAAATCATCTCGTATGAAACGGTGAAACCGGGAGAGACGACAGCTTTACTGTTGAAGTTGACCAACCCGACCGCTCACGAGATGCAGGTGCGACTGCTGCAGCCTCAGGACGTTCCTGAAGTCGAGGAGAGGGAGGAACCCAAGAGCATCGAGAAATCGCTCGAGAAATCACTTAATCTTGAAAAG GACAACTCGTGGAGCAAGGTGCTGCAGCGCCGCGCCGCGCTGCCGACCGACTGCGCCGTGCTCGTGCCCGACGCCGCGCTCACGCTGGCGCAGCGCGACGACGCCGCCGAGTACGACGACGACCCGCAGCACGACACCAGCGA TATCATCATGTGGCGCAAGTCGAATAAGCTGGCGCTGCGGCTGCAGGTGGCGACGACAGCGAGCGCGGCGCCGGGCGCGGCCGCAGTCGCGGCGCTGGCGCTGCAGTACTCGTACCGCAACACCgtgccgcccgccgccgccgcgcccgcgccgcgcgaCCACACGCTCTACACCACGCTGCTCATACACCTGGGCACCGTGGCCGAGTAG
- the LOC124532356 gene encoding protoporphyrinogen oxidase — protein sequence MAAILGGGLGGLSTGYYLLKNNITNNSNLKLFLIEATDYCGGWIKSIKTRDYIFEQGPRTIRPRGITGLNTLNMLQDLGLSEHISFIKPDHPAARNRMIYVNNTLYSLPSSLKGVFQKNEPFSKPLIYAALNDLKQPQKELKDDSIYNFVERRFGKEIADYAISPMICGICAGDAKEISVKFLMKTLFEYEQSYGGVVKGVMKSMFKPKNEETLVLGELAKRAQEEKWNIYTIKGGLDTFPLVMKQYLKDNDVDIHLNTKVEEIEFIDSSMVQLKKSNGETMSASHVYSSVPSHILAKLISKQHPQLSQLLSETPFVTVGIVNLYFATEKPLIEPAFGFLVPPIENSPILGVVFDSCCIPDQNGTVLTVMLGGRWFNEKFGSDVTKEKLLEIAMKEIKSILKIEDKVTAYNVGILDKCIPQYIIGHYDRVDRIRDYIQDKNLPISLVGSSYDGVGINDVIYSAKTQVEKDVTK from the coding sequence atgGCGGCCATACTCGGAGGAGGACTCGGTGGTTTATCAACAGGTTATTAtttgcttaaaaataatataactaataacagtaatttaaaattatttctcatCGAGGCGACCGACTATTGCGGGGGATGGATAAAGTCAATCAAAACAAGGGACTATATATTCGAACAAGGTCCGAGAACTATTAGGCCTAGAGGAATAACTGGTCTCAACACATTAAATATGCTACAGGATTTGGGCCTCAGCGAGCATATTTCCTTTATTAAGCCCGATCATCCTGCAGCAAGAAATCGAAtgatatatgttaataatactcTCTACTCGTTACCTTCTAGTTTAAAAGGCGTGTTTCAAAAAAACGAACCATTTTCAAAGCCTCTTATTTATGCAGCGCTTAATGACTTGAAACAGCCTCAAAAAGAGTTAAAAGATGATtctatttacaattttgttgAAAGGAGATTTGGTAAAGAGATAGCTGATTATGCAATCTCGCCAATGATTTGCGGTATTTGTGCGGGAGATGCCAAGGAAATATCAGttaaatttcttatgaaaacattatttgaatatgaaCAAAGTTACGGAGGAGTTGTAAAAGGTGTAATGAAATCTATGTTTAAACCAAAAAATGAGGAGACATTAGTATTAGGAGAATTAGCTAAAAGAGCGCAGGAGGAGAAATGGAATATTTACACAATTAAAGGGGGCCTCGACACCTTTCCATTAGTCATGAAACAGTACCTGAAAGATAATGATGttgatatacatttaaataccaAAGTAGAGGAAATAGAATTTATTGATTCTAGCATGGTTCAACTTAAAAAGAGTAACGGAGAAACAATGTCTGCAAGTCATGTGTATTCATCTGTGCCATCACATATATTAGCTAAGTTAATCTCAAAACAACATCCACAACTATCACAACTCCTGAGCGAGACACCATTTGTTACTGTTggtattgtaaatttatattttgcaacCGAAAAGCCATTGATTGAACCTGCTTTCGGTTTTCTTGTGCCTCCAATTGAAAATTCACCAATCTTGGGGGTAGTTTTTGATTCATGTTGCATCCCTGACCAAAATGGTACTGTCTTAACCGTTATGTTAGGTGGTAGATGGTTTAATGAGAAATTTGGCTCTGATGTTACAAAAGAGAAATTGTTAGAAATAGctatgaaagaaataaaatcaattctaAAAATAGAGGATAAAGTCACAGCTTACAATGTAGGTATTCTAGATAAATGTATACCTCAATATATAATTGGACATTACGATAGAGTAGATAGGATTAGAGACTACATACAGGATAAAAATTTGCCAATATCTTTAGTTGGGAGTAGTTACGATGGAGTTGGCATTaatgatgttatttattcaGCTAAAACACAAGTTGAAAAAGATGttactaaataa
- the LOC124532490 gene encoding uncharacterized protein LOC124532490: protein MTADREKNCEKKLKIAELKLNKILNKIDAVNLNNYFISHLNIPGSSSKIKCLTLCIGLKKYFALALIVVSIIGYWWIYSEASITGCFVRLPEQSKSLFRSPEDCSMCINVNNVTRLENISAEEFEDLYAYNTMPVIVTDATNDWEALEKFNFNFFADFYRNTKMGKKINDCFYFAYKSGLNSLSEVFSMDEMRANLSGDPWYVGWSTCYEEETKTLRKYYNRPYFLPRTAESDMVDWIFMGGPGQGAHMHVDSVRHVSWQAQVRGRKRWQLAPPPECLYACAPIAFTVHAGEILVVDTNRWYHKTNVLPGDISITIGAEYD, encoded by the exons ATGACTGCTGATCGAGAAAAGAATTGTGAGAAGAAACTTAAAATAGcagaattaaaactaaataaaatattaaacaaaatcgaTGCAGTcaatcttaataattattttatttcgcaTTTAAATATCCCGGGTAGTAgcagtaaaattaaatgtctaACTTTATGTATTGGTTTAAAAAAGTACTTTGCGTTGGCGTTAATTGTAGTATCCATCATTGGGTATTGGTGGATATACTCAGAAGCTTCAATAACG GGATGCTTTGTCCGATTACCCGAGCAATCCAAGTCTTTGTTCCGGTCACCAGAGGATTGCTCGATGTGCATAAACGTTAACAACGTCACGCGACTCGAAAACATAAGCGCAGAGGAATTCGAAGATTTGTACGCGTACAATACTATGCCTGTTATTGTCACCGACGCTACGAATGATTGGGAAGCTCTAgag aaattcaatttcaattttttcgCTGATTTCTACCGAAATACAAAAATGGGTAAAAAAATCAACGATTGCTTCTACTTCGCTTACAAATCTGGTTTGAACTCGTTAAGCGAGGTATTCAGCATGGATGAGATGCGAGCTAATCTCTCTGGTGACCCGTGGTACGTGGGTTGGAGTACGTGCTATGAGGAAGAGACCAAAACGTTGAGAAAGTATTACAACAGGCCTTACTTCTTGCCCAGGACGGCTGAGAGCGATATGGTAGATTGGATTTTTATGGGAGGCCCAGGGCAAGGAGCTCACATGCAT GTGGATTCCGTGCGGCACGTGTCGTGGCAGGCGCAGGTGCGCGGCCGCAAGCGCTGGCAGCTCGCGCCGCCGCCCGAGTGTCTGTACGCGTGCGCGCCAATCGCCTTCACCGTGCACGCAGGCGAGATAT TGGTGGTAGACACGAACCGTTGGTACCACAAAACGAACGTGCTTCCCGGAGACATCAGTATTACCATAGGAGCAGAATACGATTAG